One genomic region from Rosa chinensis cultivar Old Blush unplaced genomic scaffold, RchiOBHm-V2 RchiOBHmChr0c32, whole genome shotgun sequence encodes:
- the LOC112181370 gene encoding uncharacterized protein LOC112181370 → MKPPRKFLKSKLTQQDTSRLCTYHEDVGHNTNLCMELKNTIELLIQKGKLQRYLLAKDIGAIDVYGRILTIHGGGPKDLPPRRRKRSSNFGHPEVFSFHKTPQQGGEARWKSITFLEEEEANLKMPHDDPFFITLQIDHYITSRVLVDTEASVSVLFCDAYKALNRGRAKLSQDNEPLISFSTDIVQPLGSDYLSITVGESPNCSTIKTEFIVVDCVSSYNAILGRPTLWRLKTFIVGHMLMMKVPTPVGIATIRGNQAAARQCYSLTVSRGKGKSEMLHVATNLLTDRYEDP, encoded by the coding sequence ATGAAACCACCCAGGAAATTCCTAAAGAGCAAGCTTACACAACAGGATACCAGTAGGCTCTGTACGTACCACGAAGATGTCGGGCACAATACCAACCTTTGCATGGAGCTAAAGAACACGATCGAGTTGCTTATTCAAAAGGGCAAGCTTCAGCGGTACCTACTCGCTAAGGATATAGGAGCCATCGACGTATACGGACGGATCCTCACGATCCATGGTGGAGGCCCGAAGGATTTACCTCCACGGAGGAGGAAGCGAAGCTCTAATTTCGGTCACCCTGAGGTTTTCAGTTTCCACAAGACCCCGCAGCAAGGAGGCGAGGCTAGATGGAAATCAATCACCTTCTTGGAAGAGGAGGAAGCCAACCTTAAAAtgccccatgatgacccctttTTTATCACGCTCCAAATCGACCACTACATTACTTCTCGGGTACTCGTGGACACCGAGGCTTCTGTTAGTGTATTATTTTGTGATGCATACAAAGCCTTGAACAGGGGACGGGCCAAACTGTCACAGGATAATGAGCCCCTTATCAGCTTTTCAACAGATATCGTCCAGCCACTAGGATCAGATTACTTATCGATCACGGTGGGAGAAAGTCCAAATTGTTCAACAATTAAAACAGAGTTCATTGTGGTCGACTGTGTTTCGTCCTATAATGCTATCTTGGGCCGGCCGACACTCTGGCGTTTAAAGACATTCATCGTAGGCCACATGCTCATGATGAAAGTGCCAACCCCAGTAGGAATAGCAACCATACGGGGTAATCAGGCTGCGGCAAGGCAGTGCTATTCTTTAACGGTATCTCGGGGTAAGGGAAAGTCAGAAATGTTGCATGTAGCTACCAACCTTCTTACGGACAGGTACGAGGACCCTTGA
- the LOC112181372 gene encoding uncharacterized protein LOC112181372 has protein sequence MGTRILYASPAHPQTNGQVEAVNKIIKKILKKKLDDAKGLWASKLPEVLWVIRTTTIEATGETPFCMVFGSEAVLPIETQIPSTKIQYFDTGTNAEGLQLDADLLEEQRDVAHMHNLSNKRRIARYHNAKVQSRTLKLGDWVMKQVYPEPQGLDPSWTGSYEIIEEVGPSTFYFRDMDRVVSRHP, from the coding sequence ATGGGCACTAGAATCCTCTATGCATCCCCAGCTCATCCACAGACTAATGGTCAAGTTGAAGCcgtcaacaagataatcaagaaaatactaaaaaagaagctcgacgatgCCAAGGGTCTTTGGGCCTCTAAACTCCCGGAGGTATTATGGGTTATCAGGACCACGACGATAGAGGCTACCGGAGAGACCCCTTTCTGCATGGTTTTTGGGTCTGAGGCAGTCCTTCCCATCGAAACACAAATCCCAAGCACCAAGATCCAGTACTTTGATACGGGTACCAATGCAGAGGGCCTACAACTTGATGCTGATTTGCTCGAAGAACAAAGGGATGTAGCACACATGCATAATCTCTCAAACAAAAGGAGAATAGCTCGCTATCACAATGCCAAGGTACAGTCCCGGACACTGAAgttgggggactgggtcatgaaacAGGTTTACCCAGAACCCCAGGGACTGGATCCTTCATGGACAGGCTCGTACGAGATCATCGAAGAGGTAGGCCCCTCGACCTTTTACTTCCGTGACATGGATAGAGTCGTTTCCCGACATCCATGA